Proteins encoded together in one Kitasatospora albolonga window:
- a CDS encoding non-ribosomal peptide synthetase yields MVSEVPASGVHHDGPSVDIAVVGMAGRFPGAPDLDAYWHNLRSGTESVERLTEDELLAEGIGRDVIDAPGYVPAAPTLEGIELFDARFFGFTAREAALLDPQQRLFLESAWHAMEHAGIDPGRCGRAGVFAGGNMPAYLMSNLLGGARIVLDSTMFELQIHNDKDYLASRTAYKLGLTGPAVNVQTACSTSLVAVHQAAASLRSGACELALAGGVCVRVPHRVGYRYEQGLIYSPDGRCRPFDAEGAGTVFGNGVGVVVLKRLADARRDGDRVLAVLKGSAVNNDGADKVGYTSPSVSGQEAVVAAAIADSGVPARSITAIEAHGTGTHVGDPIEITALTRAFGQHTSDTQFCAVSSVKSNIGHLESAAGIASFIKAVLQLQHRTLVPSLHYRRPNPRIDFASTPFFVNAELREWPEGDSPRRIGVSSFGIGGTNAHVVLEQAPDPEPTPDRPSGGPELVVVSAKSPAALDAAAEALSERLTGLGGRPLADIAHTLQTGRTAMRYRRAVVAADTAEAAALLAGADPGRVRSADAGNSPAKVVFLFPGQGAQYPGMGQGLYGSEPVFADAMDECARLLAGPLGLDLRTVLYPDVPAEDGLTHTTLAQPALFATEYALSRLLLSWGVEPDVMVGHSIGEFTAAALSGVLSLADAARLVAVRGRLMQDQPTGAMISVAAAAADIEPLLPPGVSIAAVNSPTLCVASGPHEAVAAFGALLADRGITVRPLHTSHAFHSAMMDPVVEPFTRAVTEAQLAAPTRPFVSCVTGEPITAGLAADPEYWGTHMRRPVRFADAVRTAVGDGPAVLVEVGPGNTLSTLARAGTGTGGPRAAAVTTLRRPDESAEDGRLLRTAVGDIWLFGGAVDWPALHQGPRDRVELPGYPFQRDRYWIEPRGAATGAPALSQVPEHEEPEDGQLTRATRPSTLVTAYVEPADELERTIAGIWEEMFGIAPIGTQDNFFELGGHSLLAIQVLNRLQDTSGVTVELGRLLATPTIGGMAGQLRAAGASAGAGAGDRLATVVPRPDQRYEPFPLTEMQQAQWIGRLSSFDMGGVAPHLYFEFDSRTIETGRLERAWQRVVERHDMLRMVVLPDGRQRVLEEVEPYRFEVLDLRDTEAGEAGRQLAEIRDRMGTEVRPADVWPLWEVRVSLLPDHQVRVHISFDLLVADVSSFFYQLLPQWREFYHEPGHDPAPLTLTFRDYVLAEEELRQTPRYERSLDYWRKRVRELPAAPELPTVQATGGGERLGFVRRHARLDAELWGRIKAKAGEFGVTPSSAMLAAFAVTIGTWSKSQRFTLNFTAVNRLPVHEEVDDLVGEFASFDLLEVDAVSALDFAELVRELQRQSWADFDHRYVSGVRILRERARARGGAGDVMPVVFTSALGSDVDGKPAPSPVDWLGEQSYFISQTPQVTIDHFLLEFGGNLELAWHAVDGLFPEGMMAEMFQAYQDFVVGLAETEGWHRPPVLDLPAAQLAPRAAANDTAGELPDDVLPARVLARSGSAEPAVITEDRTLDFAELTGRAVALAQELTGAGFGRGAVVGIGLAKGWRQTVAALAASAAGCTYVPLDPGLPEARRRWLVEQAGIACVLAEPDTEAHWPNAPRVLPVPEDARWDPADVPAWTCPARPDDTAYVIYTSGSTGTPKGVAVSHRAALNTLVDIEERFGIRPGDRVLGLSALNFDLSVFDVFGMLAAGGALVLPGTADRRSPDRWTELCRRHGVTVWNSVPALMQMLVEHLESAGDRLPALRLTMLSGDWIPLSLPDRLRAVAPATEVISLGGATEAAVWSIAHPIGEVSPDWSSIPYGRPLRNQRFHVLNDRLRHAPVWVPGHLHIAGAGLAEGYWNDEQRTAESFITHPGTGERLYRTGDLGRYLPDGTIEFLGRDDFQVKIGGYRIELGEIEHVLGGHPGLHSAVVSALGPRTQQRLVAHVVPADPAMRDDPDFAGRLRAHLADTLPSYMIPSDFVLIDEMPLSGNGKVDRSALPDPRRAGSAETVAKAPDDDGEEATGALRTLLVLAADLLGVDRPGARDNFFELGGDSIMGVQFVGRANAEGIPVTPQSLFESADFLELARAVPADAGIGDIGAAVALTPHQSLAHAQTGSVLLDVPDTFDPVLASRALNALADRHPALRTRVRTEDGRRFAVRPDGGEDLDVPEIDLGALPDDVRAEAVEQMLGEMAGELDTEAGPTVKLAVFRLGERGSALGCAVAQGLMDDASVLLLCRELALTYERLAAGRPVVWSAGAGSPLAWNRGLRRELAHPAGLAGTPGAPRALPLRRTVELDAVRTAELFSAAAGSHHLDPAEVLAAAASAALGRALEEPPQLLVERSLRDDLAAGDEPAGRLVGRVTELRTVEPTAAEAPLGDALSLVKSRLRTGEPLPVRGATVAVRELVTWDRTEGAIGVPADFTGVTGAAGWHEGAVGQLSAAVVDGALRVRWQLDASVTEDGATRLADAFGAVLGEIAEHCRGAEEGSYEPSDFPLADLSAEELDAFLDELR; encoded by the coding sequence GTGGTTTCCGAAGTGCCCGCCTCGGGTGTTCATCACGACGGTCCGTCCGTCGACATCGCCGTCGTCGGGATGGCGGGCCGTTTCCCCGGCGCCCCCGACCTCGACGCCTACTGGCACAACCTGCGCTCCGGCACCGAGTCGGTCGAGCGGCTGACCGAGGACGAACTGCTGGCCGAGGGGATCGGCCGGGACGTCATCGACGCGCCCGGTTACGTACCGGCCGCGCCGACCCTCGAAGGGATCGAGCTCTTCGACGCCAGGTTCTTCGGCTTCACCGCCCGGGAGGCGGCGCTGCTCGACCCGCAGCAGCGGCTCTTCCTGGAGAGCGCGTGGCACGCGATGGAGCACGCCGGGATCGATCCCGGCCGGTGCGGGAGGGCCGGGGTGTTCGCGGGCGGCAACATGCCCGCCTATCTGATGTCCAACCTGCTCGGCGGGGCCCGGATCGTGCTCGACTCGACGATGTTCGAGCTCCAGATCCACAACGACAAGGACTACCTGGCCAGCCGCACCGCCTACAAGCTCGGTCTGACCGGGCCCGCGGTGAACGTGCAGACGGCCTGCTCCACCTCGCTGGTGGCCGTGCACCAGGCCGCCGCCTCCCTGCGCTCCGGCGCCTGCGAACTCGCCCTCGCCGGAGGAGTGTGTGTCCGGGTGCCGCACCGGGTCGGATACCGCTACGAACAGGGCCTGATCTACTCACCGGACGGGCGGTGCCGCCCCTTCGACGCCGAGGGCGCGGGCACGGTCTTCGGCAACGGGGTCGGCGTGGTCGTGCTCAAGCGGCTGGCCGACGCCCGCCGCGACGGCGACCGGGTCCTCGCCGTGCTCAAGGGCTCCGCGGTCAACAACGACGGTGCCGACAAGGTCGGTTACACCTCCCCGAGCGTCAGCGGACAGGAAGCGGTGGTCGCCGCCGCGATCGCCGACAGCGGGGTGCCCGCGCGGTCGATCACCGCGATCGAGGCGCACGGCACGGGCACCCACGTCGGCGACCCCATCGAGATCACCGCGCTCACCAGGGCGTTCGGACAGCACACCTCGGACACCCAGTTCTGCGCGGTGAGCTCCGTCAAGTCGAACATCGGCCACCTGGAGTCGGCGGCCGGTATCGCCAGCTTCATCAAGGCCGTGCTCCAGTTGCAGCACCGCACCCTGGTGCCCAGCCTGCACTACCGGCGCCCCAACCCGCGTATCGACTTCGCCTCCACCCCGTTCTTCGTCAACGCCGAACTCCGCGAGTGGCCCGAGGGGGATTCCCCCCGCCGGATCGGGGTGAGCTCGTTCGGTATCGGCGGCACCAACGCCCATGTGGTGCTGGAACAGGCGCCGGACCCGGAACCCACCCCCGACCGACCCTCGGGCGGGCCCGAGCTGGTCGTCGTCTCGGCCAAGTCCCCGGCCGCCCTGGACGCGGCGGCCGAGGCGCTCTCGGAGCGGCTCACCGGACTCGGCGGGCGCCCGCTGGCCGACATCGCCCACACCCTCCAGACCGGCCGTACCGCCATGCGCTACCGCAGGGCCGTCGTGGCCGCCGACACCGCCGAGGCGGCGGCGCTCCTCGCCGGGGCCGACCCGGGCCGGGTGCGCAGCGCCGACGCGGGCAACAGCCCGGCCAAGGTGGTGTTCCTCTTCCCCGGCCAGGGGGCGCAGTACCCCGGGATGGGCCAGGGACTGTACGGGAGCGAACCGGTCTTCGCCGACGCCATGGACGAGTGCGCCCGCCTGCTGGCCGGGCCGCTCGGCCTCGACCTGCGGACCGTGCTCTACCCCGACGTACCCGCCGAGGACGGGCTGACCCACACGACGCTCGCGCAGCCCGCCCTGTTCGCCACCGAGTACGCGCTGTCCAGGCTGCTGCTGTCCTGGGGCGTCGAACCGGACGTCATGGTCGGGCACAGCATCGGTGAGTTCACCGCGGCGGCCCTGTCCGGGGTGCTCTCCCTGGCGGACGCGGCACGCCTGGTCGCGGTCCGGGGCAGGCTCATGCAGGACCAGCCGACGGGGGCCATGATCTCCGTCGCCGCCGCCGCGGCGGACATCGAGCCGCTCCTGCCGCCCGGGGTGTCCATCGCCGCCGTCAACTCCCCCACCCTGTGCGTGGCCTCCGGGCCGCACGAGGCGGTGGCCGCGTTCGGCGCGCTCCTGGCGGACCGGGGGATCACCGTCCGCCCCCTGCACACCTCGCACGCCTTCCACTCGGCCATGATGGACCCGGTCGTCGAGCCGTTCACCCGGGCCGTGACCGAGGCCCAACTCGCCGCCCCCACCAGGCCGTTCGTCTCCTGCGTCACCGGGGAGCCCATCACCGCCGGGCTGGCCGCGGACCCGGAGTACTGGGGCACGCACATGCGCCGCCCCGTGCGCTTCGCCGACGCGGTGCGTACGGCGGTCGGCGACGGCCCCGCCGTCCTCGTGGAGGTGGGCCCCGGCAACACCCTGAGCACCCTGGCCCGGGCGGGCACCGGGACCGGCGGACCCCGTGCCGCCGCCGTCACCACCCTGCGCAGGCCGGACGAGTCCGCCGAGGACGGCCGGCTGCTGCGCACGGCGGTCGGGGACATCTGGCTCTTCGGCGGCGCGGTGGACTGGCCCGCCCTCCACCAGGGCCCGCGCGACCGGGTGGAACTGCCCGGGTACCCCTTCCAGCGCGACCGCTACTGGATCGAACCGCGCGGCGCGGCGACCGGTGCTCCCGCGCTGTCCCAGGTCCCCGAGCACGAGGAGCCCGAGGACGGGCAGCTCACCCGGGCGACCCGGCCGAGCACCCTGGTGACCGCCTACGTGGAACCGGCGGACGAGCTGGAGCGCACGATCGCCGGGATCTGGGAGGAGATGTTCGGCATCGCGCCCATCGGCACCCAGGACAACTTCTTCGAGCTCGGCGGCCACTCGCTCCTCGCCATCCAGGTGCTCAACCGCCTCCAGGACACCTCCGGCGTTACCGTGGAGCTGGGCAGGCTGCTGGCCACCCCCACCATCGGCGGCATGGCCGGGCAGCTGCGCGCGGCCGGAGCGTCGGCCGGGGCCGGGGCCGGGGACCGGCTCGCCACCGTCGTCCCCCGGCCGGACCAGCGGTACGAACCGTTCCCGCTCACCGAGATGCAGCAGGCCCAGTGGATCGGCCGGCTCTCCAGCTTCGACATGGGCGGGGTCGCCCCGCACCTGTACTTCGAGTTCGACAGCCGCACCATCGAGACCGGCCGGCTGGAGCGGGCCTGGCAACGGGTCGTGGAGCGGCACGACATGCTGCGCATGGTGGTCCTCCCCGACGGGCGGCAGCGGGTCCTCGAAGAGGTGGAGCCCTACCGGTTCGAGGTGCTCGACCTGCGCGATACGGAGGCGGGGGAGGCCGGACGCCAACTGGCCGAGATCCGCGACCGGATGGGCACCGAGGTGCGCCCCGCCGATGTCTGGCCGCTGTGGGAGGTACGCGTCAGCCTGCTGCCCGACCATCAGGTGCGGGTCCACATCAGCTTCGATCTGCTGGTCGCCGACGTCTCCTCGTTCTTCTACCAACTCCTGCCGCAGTGGCGCGAGTTCTACCACGAGCCCGGGCACGACCCCGCGCCCCTGACCCTCACCTTCCGCGACTACGTCCTCGCCGAGGAGGAGCTGCGGCAGACCCCCCGGTACGAGCGTTCGCTGGATTACTGGCGCAAGCGGGTCCGCGAGCTGCCCGCCGCACCCGAACTGCCCACCGTGCAGGCCACCGGGGGCGGCGAGCGGCTGGGCTTCGTCCGCAGGCACGCCCGGCTGGACGCCGAGCTGTGGGGCCGGATCAAGGCCAAGGCGGGCGAGTTCGGCGTCACCCCCTCCAGTGCCATGCTCGCGGCGTTCGCCGTCACCATCGGCACCTGGAGCAAGTCCCAGCGGTTCACCCTGAACTTCACCGCCGTCAACCGGCTGCCGGTCCACGAGGAAGTCGACGACCTGGTGGGCGAGTTCGCCTCCTTCGACCTGCTGGAGGTGGACGCGGTCTCGGCCCTCGACTTCGCCGAGCTGGTGCGCGAGCTGCAACGGCAGAGCTGGGCGGACTTCGACCACCGCTACGTCAGCGGCGTACGCATCCTGCGCGAGCGGGCCCGGGCGCGCGGCGGCGCCGGGGACGTCATGCCGGTCGTGTTCACCAGCGCGCTCGGCAGCGATGTGGACGGCAAGCCCGCGCCGTCCCCGGTGGACTGGCTCGGTGAGCAGAGCTACTTCATCTCGCAGACCCCGCAGGTGACGATCGACCACTTCCTGCTGGAGTTCGGGGGCAACCTGGAGCTGGCCTGGCACGCCGTCGACGGGCTCTTCCCCGAGGGGATGATGGCCGAGATGTTCCAGGCGTACCAGGACTTCGTGGTGGGACTGGCCGAGACCGAGGGCTGGCACCGCCCCCCGGTCCTCGACCTGCCCGCCGCGCAGCTCGCCCCCCGGGCCGCCGCCAACGACACCGCCGGAGAGCTGCCCGACGACGTGCTGCCCGCCCGGGTGCTGGCCCGGTCCGGCTCCGCCGAACCGGCGGTGATCACCGAGGACCGTACGCTCGACTTCGCCGAACTCACCGGCCGCGCCGTCGCGCTGGCCCAGGAGCTGACCGGGGCGGGCTTCGGCCGGGGAGCCGTGGTCGGCATCGGACTGGCCAAGGGGTGGCGCCAGACCGTGGCGGCCCTCGCGGCCTCCGCCGCCGGGTGTACGTACGTACCCCTCGACCCCGGCCTCCCCGAAGCCCGCCGCCGCTGGCTGGTCGAACAGGCCGGTATCGCCTGCGTCCTGGCCGAACCGGACACGGAGGCGCACTGGCCGAACGCGCCGCGGGTGCTGCCGGTCCCCGAGGACGCGCGGTGGGACCCGGCGGACGTGCCCGCGTGGACCTGCCCCGCCCGGCCCGACGACACCGCCTACGTCATCTACACCTCCGGCTCCACCGGGACGCCCAAGGGCGTCGCGGTCAGCCACCGGGCCGCGCTGAACACCCTGGTGGACATCGAGGAGCGGTTCGGCATCCGGCCGGGCGACCGGGTGCTCGGGCTGTCCGCGCTCAACTTCGACCTCTCCGTCTTCGACGTCTTCGGGATGCTCGCGGCGGGCGGGGCCCTCGTGCTGCCCGGGACGGCGGACCGCCGCAGCCCGGACCGCTGGACCGAGCTCTGCCGCCGCCACGGGGTCACGGTGTGGAACTCGGTGCCCGCGCTGATGCAGATGCTGGTCGAGCACCTGGAGAGCGCGGGGGACCGGCTCCCCGCGCTGCGGCTGACCATGCTCAGCGGCGACTGGATACCGCTGTCCCTGCCGGACCGGCTGCGGGCGGTGGCCCCCGCGACCGAGGTGATCAGCCTCGGCGGCGCGACCGAGGCCGCCGTCTGGTCCATCGCCCACCCGATCGGCGAGGTCTCTCCCGACTGGTCGTCCATCCCCTACGGACGCCCCCTGCGCAACCAGCGCTTCCACGTCCTCAACGACCGGCTGCGGCACGCGCCGGTCTGGGTGCCGGGCCACCTGCACATCGCGGGAGCCGGTCTCGCCGAGGGGTACTGGAACGACGAGCAACGCACCGCCGAGTCGTTCATCACGCACCCCGGGACGGGGGAGCGGCTCTACCGCACCGGCGACCTCGGACGGTATCTGCCCGACGGCACCATCGAGTTCCTCGGCCGCGACGACTTCCAGGTCAAGATCGGCGGCTACCGGATCGAGCTGGGCGAGATCGAGCACGTACTCGGCGGCCACCCCGGCCTCCACAGCGCCGTGGTCTCCGCACTCGGCCCGCGCACCCAGCAACGGCTGGTCGCCCATGTCGTCCCCGCCGACCCGGCGATGCGGGACGACCCGGACTTCGCGGGCCGGTTGCGCGCCCACCTCGCCGACACGCTGCCCTCGTACATGATCCCGTCCGACTTCGTGCTCATCGACGAGATGCCACTGAGCGGCAACGGCAAGGTCGACCGCTCGGCCCTGCCCGACCCCCGGCGGGCGGGCAGCGCCGAGACGGTTGCGAAGGCGCCGGACGACGACGGGGAGGAGGCCACCGGGGCGCTGCGCACCCTGCTGGTCCTGGCCGCCGACCTCCTCGGCGTGGACCGGCCCGGGGCGCGGGACAACTTCTTCGAGCTCGGCGGCGACTCCATCATGGGGGTGCAGTTCGTCGGCAGGGCCAACGCCGAGGGCATCCCGGTCACCCCGCAGAGCCTCTTCGAGAGCGCCGACTTCCTCGAACTGGCCCGGGCCGTACCCGCCGACGCGGGCATCGGTGACATCGGCGCGGCGGTGGCGCTCACCCCGCACCAGTCGCTGGCACACGCCCAGACGGGCTCGGTGCTGCTCGACGTACCGGACACGTTCGACCCGGTACTGGCAAGCCGCGCGCTGAACGCCCTGGCCGACCGCCATCCCGCCCTGCGCACCCGGGTGCGCACCGAGGACGGCCGGCGGTTCGCCGTACGGCCGGACGGCGGCGAGGACCTCGATGTGCCGGAGATCGACCTCGGCGCCCTGCCCGACGACGTACGGGCCGAGGCGGTGGAGCAGATGCTCGGCGAGATGGCCGGGGAGCTGGACACCGAGGCCGGGCCGACCGTCAAGCTCGCGGTGTTCCGGCTGGGGGAGCGGGGCAGCGCGCTGGGCTGCGCGGTGGCCCAGGGGCTGATGGACGACGCGTCGGTCCTCCTGCTCTGCCGCGAACTGGCGCTGACGTACGAGCGGTTGGCGGCCGGGCGGCCGGTGGTGTGGAGCGCGGGCGCCGGTTCGCCGCTGGCCTGGAACCGGGGGCTGCGCCGGGAGCTCGCGCACCCGGCGGGCCTCGCCGGGACCCCCGGGGCGCCGCGGGCCCTGCCCCTCCGGCGGACGGTCGAGCTGGACGCCGTACGTACCGCCGAACTGTTCTCCGCCGCCGCGGGCAGCCACCACCTGGACCCGGCCGAGGTGCTGGCGGCGGCGGCCTCCGCCGCGCTGGGCAGGGCGCTGGAGGAGCCGCCGCAGCTTCTGGTGGAGCGTTCGCTCCGGGACGACCTGGCCGCGGGCGACGAACCCGCCGGACGCCTGGTGGGCCGGGTGACCGAGCTGCGGACCGTGGAGCCGACGGCGGCAGAGGCACCGCTCGGCGACGCCCTGAGCCTGGTCAAGAGCAGGCTCCGGACCGGGGAACCGCTCCCGGTGCGCGGGGCGACGGTCGCGGTCAGGGAGCTGGTGACCTGGGACCGCACCGAGGGCGCGATCGGGGTGCCCGCGGACTTCACCGGGGTGACCGGGGCCGCGGGCTGGCACGAGGGGGCGGTGGGGCAGCTGAGCGCCGCCGTGGTGGACGGCGCGCTGCGGGTCCGCTGGCAGCTGGACGCCTCCGTGACCGAGGACGGGGCGACCCGCCTGGCCGACGCGTTCGGCGCGGTGCTCGGGGAGATCGCCGAGCACTGCCGGGGGGCCGAGGAGGGTTCGTACGAACCGTCCGACTTCCCCCTGGCCGACCTGTCCGCGGAGGAACTCGACGCGTTCCTGGACGAACTGCGATGA